Proteins from a single region of bacterium:
- a CDS encoding amidohydrolase family protein, which produces MKIHRILPLFTLWIALCDYGHLIAQSYVFNNVNIIPMDSMHILNDYTTVVTDGKIVYIGKDKPTQIPQKAHHINGKGKYLIPGLIDSYAHIHEKNLTLFLANGITTVRNAPGAAFQHALKKLSDGRKLVGPRIYSVGPAMTGSITAYHTQGALANADEARFAVRETKRMGYDAVFSYVTISAEVYKAMLDEAQKLGLPVQGHVPYMVPYKEYTEGSQTSFDNLVGLMNLQTGATYPAERLSQFAEDYKRTGKFVIPTLTIHKARASSGKTDSLKRQLAMNYVMPRQKEYWHLSSHQYVYSGAAEIVKIFHQKGVQLLLGSDGGFHFVVHGFSYMDEIRNFAELGIPNYEILRAGTINAARYLGWEQRIGTIEAGKEADLILLNGNPLEDIGSIADHNGVMIRGVWYSREKLDEMLNLLSKECADMPTTQRMKNFPKPANSYKLQAQYEIYYKSVRCGDEQIFISQKNQTSKILSYNSIDPLCQRNTITEWTFKDQNIQETKVSRTSIEGITEVSMRRNKTHSTVQGEHPIYGPFNFNDSTDTRITGGPNTSINLDVDGVGNYYVMFKFLKPLDIGQSDSVTSKKIELNPEEWGSRSVIGNSWYKVTRVSGNDTDANYKKYEIIQPGFNGSPDFSFKATVTVNNEGLIDQVTFNENVFIKRVQ; this is translated from the coding sequence ATGAAAATCCATCGAATACTGCCCTTGTTCACATTGTGGATTGCATTGTGTGACTACGGACACCTCATCGCTCAATCCTATGTATTTAATAATGTCAACATCATACCAATGGACAGCATGCATATTTTAAATGATTATACCACTGTTGTTACCGACGGAAAAATTGTTTACATCGGAAAAGATAAGCCCACACAAATACCCCAAAAAGCTCATCATATAAATGGCAAGGGAAAATATCTCATACCGGGATTGATTGACAGCTACGCTCATATTCATGAAAAAAACCTGACTCTGTTTTTAGCTAATGGAATTACGACCGTTCGCAACGCACCCGGAGCGGCGTTTCAGCATGCACTTAAAAAATTATCCGACGGGCGGAAACTTGTTGGCCCGAGGATATATAGTGTGGGGCCTGCAATGACCGGATCCATCACGGCTTATCACACGCAAGGCGCACTTGCCAATGCCGACGAAGCAAGATTCGCGGTAAGAGAAACCAAACGTATGGGGTACGATGCCGTTTTTTCGTACGTAACGATTTCAGCGGAAGTTTATAAAGCCATGCTGGATGAAGCGCAAAAGCTTGGGTTACCGGTTCAAGGTCATGTACCATATATGGTTCCGTATAAGGAATATACCGAAGGTTCTCAAACTTCGTTTGATAATCTTGTCGGCTTGATGAATCTGCAAACCGGTGCAACTTACCCGGCAGAACGTCTATCACAATTTGCCGAAGATTATAAGCGTACTGGGAAATTCGTAATACCCACGCTTACCATTCACAAAGCGCGTGCTTCCTCAGGAAAAACAGACAGTCTGAAACGACAACTGGCTATGAACTATGTAATGCCGCGACAAAAAGAGTACTGGCATTTGAGTTCACATCAATATGTTTATTCCGGAGCAGCGGAGATAGTAAAGATATTCCATCAAAAGGGCGTACAACTTCTTTTAGGATCAGACGGCGGTTTTCATTTCGTCGTACATGGTTTTTCCTATATGGATGAAATTCGGAATTTTGCCGAATTGGGAATACCTAATTATGAGATACTCCGTGCGGGAACGATCAACGCGGCGCGTTATCTGGGCTGGGAACAACGTATTGGGACAATAGAAGCGGGAAAAGAAGCCGACCTTATTTTACTTAATGGCAATCCTCTGGAGGATATCGGTAGCATTGCCGATCACAATGGCGTTATGATTCGCGGAGTTTGGTATTCCCGAGAAAAGCTTGATGAAATGTTAAACTTATTAAGTAAAGAGTGCGCGGACATGCCGACAACGCAACGTATGAAAAATTTTCCAAAGCCTGCGAATTCATATAAACTCCAGGCACAGTATGAAATTTATTACAAATCCGTCCGTTGTGGCGATGAACAGATATTTATTTCTCAAAAAAACCAAACCTCCAAGATACTGAGTTACAACAGTATCGACCCTTTGTGCCAACGCAATACCATCACGGAATGGACATTTAAAGATCAAAATATTCAAGAAACCAAAGTATCGCGCACTTCTATTGAAGGAATCACGGAAGTTAGCATGCGCCGCAACAAAACACATTCAACCGTCCAAGGGGAACATCCGATTTACGGTCCGTTTAATTTCAATGACAGTACCGATACGCGTATAACCGGCGGACCTAATACGTCGATCAATCTTGATGTAGACGGCGTCGGTAATTACTATGTAATGTTCAAGTTTTTAAAGCCATTGGATATTGGTCAATCCGACAGTGTTACTTCCAAAAAAATCGAACTGAATCCTGAAGAATGGGGCAGCCGATCTGTCATTGGTAATTCTTGGTACAAAGTCACACGGGTGTCGGGGAACGATACTGATGCGAATTATAAAAAATATGAAATTATCCAACCCGGATTTAACGGTTCTCCGGATTTTTCTTTCAAAGCCACTGTTACTGTCAATAATGAGGGCTTGATTGATCAGGTCACATTCAACGAAAATGTATTCATAAAGCGGGTGCAATGA